CCATCCCTCAAATCGCTGCTGTACTTCTTGAAGATTTACTGTGGGCGTAAACTCTTGATCCATTGGTTATCCTCCTTATTGAGTTGATAACCAATCATAACTGCCTAATCAAAATTTTTCACGCAGGCTTACCGGAAGGACACAAGTTCCGCACCGAGCAGGGCGAGACGCATCCGGTGCTCTCGGAGCGGCGCGACATCATCGTCATCACCGACGAGGCGCACCGCAGCCAGTACGACACCCTGGCGCTCAACATGCGCACTGCCCTGCCCAACGCCGCCTTTCTGGCCTTCACCGGCACGCCGCTGATTATCGGAGAGGAGAAGACCCGCCAGGTCTTCGGCGATTACGTCAGCGTCTACGACTTCCAGCAGTCGGTGGCCGACGGCGCGACCGTCCCGCTCTACTACGAAAACCGCATCCCTGAGCTGCAACTGGTCAACGAGAACCTCAACGAAGACATGGAGAACCTCCTGGAGGCAGCGGAACTCGACGAAGAGCAGGAAAAGAAGCTGGAACGGGAGTTCTCCCGGGAGTACCACCTGATAACCCGCGACGACCGCCTGGAAGCGGTGGCCAAGGACCTGGTGGCCCATTTCACGGGGCGGGGCTTCCCGGGCAAGGCCATGGTGATCTGCATCGACAAGGCGACGGCCATACGCATGTACGACAAGGTCAAGAAGTATTGGAGCGAAAAGATTGCGACGTTGCAAGCGGAGGTGGCCGGGGCGGATGGCGAAGCCCGGCGGGAGATCGAAGCGCAGATCGCCCGGATGAAGGAAACCGATATGGCGGTGGTCGTCTCTCAAGGTCAGAACGAGATCGCTGAGATGAACGAAAAAGGGCTCGACATCCGACCACACCGCAAGCGCATGGTCGATGAGGATCTGGAAACGAAGTTCAAGAATCCCGACGACCCCTTCCGGCTGGTCTTTGTCTGCGCCATGTGGATGACCGGCTTCGATGTGCCGAGCTGCTCGACCCTCTACCTCGACAAACCGATGCGCAACCATACCCTGATGCAGACCATCGCCCGGGCCAACCGGGTCTATCCCGGCAAGGTGAGCGGCCTGATCGTGGACTATGCCGGGGTGTTCCGCAACCTGGAGAGGGCGTTGGCCATCTATGGGGCCGGTGGGGGTGCAGGCGACGGTAGGAAGCCGGTGGAGAACAAGGCCGCATTGGTTGCAGCTCTGCGTCAGGCCTTGGCGGAGACTCGGGGGTTGTGCCAGGAGCACGGGGTAAACCTTGCGGCCATCCAGGTCGCTGAGGGATTTGACCGCGTCGGTTTGCTCGATGACGCCTTAGAGGCGCTGGTCGCCTCCGAAGAGATCAAGCTCCGTTATCTCGATCTGACCAACACGGTTCTGCGGCTCTACAAGGCCGTGCTGCCGGACCCGGCGGCGCGGGACTTTGCCGCCGAGGTGTCGCCTCTCCAAGTGAGCGCCGACAAAATCCGTGCGCTGACACGGCCGGCGGACATCTCCCAGGTCATGCAGCAGGTGGAAGGGCTCCTCGATCAGTCGATTGCCGCCGAGGGCTACGTGATTCGCGAGCCAAGCTCACCCTTTGACGCCGATCATTGGCTTGATCTGAGCAAAATAGACTTCGAGAAGCTGGCCGAGAAATTCAAGACGGGCCGCAGGCGCACTTTAAACGAGAAACTCAAGGGAACGATCGCGCAGAAGCTCATGGTCCTGGTGCGGCAGAACCGCACCCGCATGGATTATCTGGAGCAATTTCAGGCCATGATCGACGCCTATAACGAGGGAAGCCTTAATGCCGAGGAGTTCTTCCAGCAACTGGTGGCCTTTGCCCGGAGTCTGAATGAAGAAGCGCAGCGGGGCGTGGGCGAACAACTGGATGAAGAGGAGCTGGCGCTCTTTGACCTCTTGACGAGACCGCAGCCTGACATGAGCGAGGCGGACCGGGAAAAGGTCAAAGCTACCGCCAGGGAACTGCTATCAACGCTCAAGGCGGGTAAGCTGGTGCTCGATTGGCGCAAACGCCAGCAGGCCCGGGCCGAGGTGCGGGTGACCATCGAGAAACTGCTGGACCAAGGCTTGTCGAGGATCTACACGCCGAAACTATTCGAGCAGAAAACAACGGCTGTATTCCAGCACGTCTATGACGCCTACTACGGCGCGGGGCGCAGCGTGTATGCGGCGGCATGAAGACCTGAGAGGGACGTGGGTTACGCTGGCGCCCCAACCAAACCCCTCAAGTTGAGCAAGAAGCAGTACCATCATGAGATCGGCAACCTGGCGGAGGTCATGAAGAAATATCCCGATCTCAAGATCACGATCGAGGGGCATACCGACAATACGGGCGGGTTGGACTACAATGCGAAGCTCTCCCAGCGCCGCGCCGAAGCCGTCAAGAAGTACCTGGTTGGGAAGTTCGGCATCGACGCATACCGTCTGAACGAAAAGGGTTACGGCGAGATCAGGCCCATCGAATCCAACGCCACGAAGGCAGGGCGTCAGAAGAACCGGAGGGTCGAGGCCGCCGCGGAGTACATCATCAAAAAATAACCCGCGTCTATTCAAGAGGCCGTACGGCTGAATCCGTACGGCCTCTTCTCTTTGAACGCCGATCAATATCCGGTCTCTTTCAGCTTCCTGATCCACTTCGTGAGTAAGGTTGAGGCCTGTTTCCCGTCATAGGCAGAAGATTGGTGTGACAATCACTCTGCCCGCAGGGACGAACGGCAAGAAAACAGCCAACAGAAGATGCCTGATTTCATCCTTTCCTGTTCTCGTAGACATGCACGTCCCTCTGCGGGAACGGGATGGAGATGCCTTCCGCGTCGAACCGTTTCTTAACCTCCTCGATGACAGCGAAATGCACGTTCCAGTAATCAGATCCCTTCACCCATGCCCTGAGCTGGAAAACCACGCTGCTGTCCGCTAGCTCCTTGACGAGGATCGAGGCCTCCGGGTCTTTGAGTATCCTCGCATCTGTATTGATGACATCCTGGATGCACTTTCTCACCTTGTCGATATCATCCCCGTAGCTCACCCCGAAATCCAGATCGACCCTCCTGTTTTCCTTTGTTGAGTAATTGATGATGTTATCACCCATCATCTTTGCATTGGGAACAATGACCACCTTGTTGTCCACGGTGACGAGGGTCGTCGTGAATACCTCGATCTTCTCAACTATGCCGGTAGCCCCTCCACCCTGGATGTAATCGCCGGCCTTGAACGGTTTGAACAGGATCATCAGGAATCCGGCGGCGAAATTCGCCAGGGAGCCCTGTAGTGCGAGACCGATGGCCAGGCCGGCGGCGCCGATGACGGCGATGAACGAGGTGGTCTGTATCCCGAGCTGCGCCAGGGCCGCTATCACGATAAAGGTGAGCAGCGCAATGTAGGTGAGATGCTGGACAAAGGATACGATGGTCGGGTCGACTTTTCTTCCGGTAAGGATCCGTCCGGTCAATCGCTTGACCCCATTCGCAATCCAGCGACCCACGATGAAGATGACCAGTGCGGCAATGATCTTTAACCCGTAAAAGGTTACCCACTCCTGAATCTTGAGCCATAAGTCTTCCATGCATGATCTCCTTTCTGCACAGGTTATTGTTTCTGTAAACGGTATTCTTGTTATGATGGATGAAGTCCTGTGGGTTTTGCTTGATAAGCCTAACAAGGTTTTGAAAAACTTTTTTGTGAGCCTTCAGGTGACCGTAGCGGCTGCTGAAAATGGGCCAGAAACGATTTTCTCCCCTCGATAAGGGGTTCGATGACCCCCTTACAGGGCCACGAGAATCCACTCGGAGGAGTTTTTCAACATCCTGCTAAACCCTATACCGCGGAACCGGCTTCAACTTTTTTACGAAAGAACCAAAATTACTGAGTATGATATTTGTAAATTACAAAGTTGATTATTTTAAATTTCTAAATTTTAAAATATCAGAATTTTAAAACATGTGCAATAAAAAAGTGGAGGGGCGAATTGCCTCAAATAAAATGTTACCATAGAAAACCCGGTGACAGAAAACCCGGTGACATAATACCAATTATGTCTGACACCGTTTACCCGCCAATCCCGTTCAATGCATAAAGGGGAAGATTCGTGAGCCACTCCTCTTTCCGGTAATCGGACATTGACGTGCGGAAGGCAAGCCTCGGACTGTATCTCCGGCAGTAGCTCTTCAAACTTTTAGCCTGAAGGTTTTCCGCTGCCTTTACTTCAAGCGGCACAATATCCATCCCCATTTGAAAAACAAAATCAATCTCGCCATCCGACTTTTCGGCCGTCCAGTAAAACGGGGTAATCTGTTTGCTGGCTATCAGTTGCTGCAGCACGTACTGCTCTGTCAAAGAGCCTTTGAATTCTTCAAAAACCCGGTTCCCCTCCAGAAGCGTTTTAACATCGAGGCCGCTCATGGCCGCCAATAAGCCTACATCGACGACAAACAGTTTAAACGCGTTAAAATCCTGGTAAGCCGTAAGGGGCATCGCCGGTTTTGAAATTCTCCCCACCTTATGAATCAAACCGCAGTCAATAAGCCACTGCAGGGCCAGCTCGTACTCCCGGGCTCTTGCCCCGTGCCTGATCAAACCATATATAAACTTTCGATTTTCCTTCGCAAGTTGTGCCGGGACAGACGACCAGAGCATCCGGATACGGGGAACGGTCTCGTTGGGGGCGTGTTTCGAAAAATCCTGCTCGTACGCAAGGAGCAGCCTCCTCTGCACCTCGCGCACCAGGGAAAAATCATGCGTCTCAACAAAGGCGGCGACAACCTCCGGCATTCCCCCGACATAGCAGTATTGCTTCAAAAGGTCGATATACCGGTCCTTGAAGTGCCTTATAAGTTCGAAATCCTTCGCTGCCAGCAGGTCTGCCAGATTGGCATTCCCGACGGCATTCAGGAACTCCATAAAATTAAGCGGATACAAGTCCAGAAAATCAACCTTCCCCACGGGAAAAGATGTCCCCGGGTGAAGCGCCACCCCCAGGAGCGATCCGGCGGCCATGACATGATACTCCGGCGCCGTTTCGCAAAAATACTTTAGCGACGTCAAGGCCCGGGGCGTCTCCTGCACCTCGTCGAAAATGATGAGGGTGTTGCCGGGTTCGATCTTAACATCCGCCTCAATCTGAAGAGCCGTAATGAGACGCGGGATGTCAAAATCGCCTCTGAATAAACTCTCCATCCGCCCGTTGTTGTCAAAATTCAGATAGGCGGTCTTTTCATAATGGGTTTTTCCAAACTCCCTCATAATCCATGTTTTTCCGACCTGTCTGGCGCCGCGAATGATTAAAGGCTTGCGCCTGTCTCCATTTTTCCAGTTAATTAGCTCCTCCATCGCTTCTCGTATCATAAAGGATACCTCCATCATTAGTATTTCCGCCGCACATTATCACTCCCCTCACAAAAGTCAACCGACTTTGCGTATCTCTATCCATTTATACAGCCGATTTTAGGGGACGCTGTTAACTTATTAACCCCCGGCAGTTCTCTCCCCCCTGGCAAGAGGTCACCTCCGTTTAACACCGCAAATTTAATAATTGGGGTCAGAGTAACATTTACAGAGCGCTGCCACTGTTTATGCCCCAACGGAAATTAATTAGTGGCTGTCACCGATCAGAATCTCGAAAAAAGTGTTGACAAAAGAATGTGACTATGGTCATCTGACCATGCTTGCATTCGAGCCAGGAAGGATGAAATCGTGGAACGTATAATATCGAAATCTCAATTTAAACCGCGCTCACTGGAATATTTCCGCATGATTGAACAAAGCGGGGAGGAACTGATTATAACTGATCGCGGTCGGCCGGTGCTGAAGGTAATCCCCTATACCGTAGATTCAGAGGGGCGTTTAAAAAACTTGCGCAACTCCGTTTTGCAGTACGACGGCCCCACCGAACCGGTGGCGGCCGAAGACTGGAAGGCCCTGCGATGATCGTTTTGGACACGCACGTCTGGATTTGGTGGGTAAGCAGCCCGTCATTTCTTTCAGAAACGGCGAAAACCGTTATTGATGGTGAAGTGACGAAGAAGGAGATTTTTATTTCCTCGATCAGCGTTTGGGAGATTGCGATTCTTGTATCGCGAGGCAGACTGAAACTGACGATGAGCGACAACGATTGGGTTACCGCCTCGGAAGCGCTGCC
The nucleotide sequence above comes from Syntrophobacterales bacterium. Encoded proteins:
- a CDS encoding DUF3387 domain-containing protein; this encodes MVILLIELITNHNCLIKIFHAGLPEGHKFRTEQGETHPVLSERRDIIVITDEAHRSQYDTLALNMRTALPNAAFLAFTGTPLIIGEEKTRQVFGDYVSVYDFQQSVADGATVPLYYENRIPELQLVNENLNEDMENLLEAAELDEEQEKKLEREFSREYHLITRDDRLEAVAKDLVAHFTGRGFPGKAMVICIDKATAIRMYDKVKKYWSEKIATLQAEVAGADGEARREIEAQIARMKETDMAVVVSQGQNEIAEMNEKGLDIRPHRKRMVDEDLETKFKNPDDPFRLVFVCAMWMTGFDVPSCSTLYLDKPMRNHTLMQTIARANRVYPGKVSGLIVDYAGVFRNLERALAIYGAGGGAGDGRKPVENKAALVAALRQALAETRGLCQEHGVNLAAIQVAEGFDRVGLLDDALEALVASEEIKLRYLDLTNTVLRLYKAVLPDPAARDFAAEVSPLQVSADKIRALTRPADISQVMQQVEGLLDQSIAAEGYVIREPSSPFDADHWLDLSKIDFEKLAEKFKTGRRRTLNEKLKGTIAQKLMVLVRQNRTRMDYLEQFQAMIDAYNEGSLNAEEFFQQLVAFARSLNEEAQRGVGEQLDEEELALFDLLTRPQPDMSEADREKVKATARELLSTLKAGKLVLDWRKRQQARAEVRVTIEKLLDQGLSRIYTPKLFEQKTTAVFQHVYDAYYGAGRSVYAAA
- a CDS encoding OmpA family protein — protein: MGYAGAPTKPLKLSKKQYHHEIGNLAEVMKKYPDLKITIEGHTDNTGGLDYNAKLSQRRAEAVKKYLVGKFGIDAYRLNEKGYGEIRPIESNATKAGRQKNRRVEAAAEYIIKK
- a CDS encoding mechanosensitive ion channel, which translates into the protein MEDLWLKIQEWVTFYGLKIIAALVIFIVGRWIANGVKRLTGRILTGRKVDPTIVSFVQHLTYIALLTFIVIAALAQLGIQTTSFIAVIGAAGLAIGLALQGSLANFAAGFLMILFKPFKAGDYIQGGGATGIVEKIEVFTTTLVTVDNKVVIVPNAKMMGDNIINYSTKENRRVDLDFGVSYGDDIDKVRKCIQDVINTDARILKDPEASILVKELADSSVVFQLRAWVKGSDYWNVHFAVIEEVKKRFDAEGISIPFPQRDVHVYENRKG
- a CDS encoding ATP-binding protein; the protein is MIREAMEELINWKNGDRRKPLIIRGARQVGKTWIMREFGKTHYEKTAYLNFDNNGRMESLFRGDFDIPRLITALQIEADVKIEPGNTLIIFDEVQETPRALTSLKYFCETAPEYHVMAAGSLLGVALHPGTSFPVGKVDFLDLYPLNFMEFLNAVGNANLADLLAAKDFELIRHFKDRYIDLLKQYCYVGGMPEVVAAFVETHDFSLVREVQRRLLLAYEQDFSKHAPNETVPRIRMLWSSVPAQLAKENRKFIYGLIRHGARAREYELALQWLIDCGLIHKVGRISKPAMPLTAYQDFNAFKLFVVDVGLLAAMSGLDVKTLLEGNRVFEEFKGSLTEQYVLQQLIASKQITPFYWTAEKSDGEIDFVFQMGMDIVPLEVKAAENLQAKSLKSYCRRYSPRLAFRTSMSDYRKEEWLTNLPLYALNGIGG
- a CDS encoding type II toxin-antitoxin system Phd/YefM family antitoxin; translation: MERIISKSQFKPRSLEYFRMIEQSGEELIITDRGRPVLKVIPYTVDSEGRLKNLRNSVLQYDGPTEPVAAEDWKALR
- a CDS encoding type II toxin-antitoxin system VapC family toxin; this translates as MIVLDTHVWIWWVSSPSFLSETAKTVIDGEVTKKEIFISSISVWEIAILVSRGRLKLTMSDNDWVTASEALPFLNFVPVNNSIAMKSVNLPGILHNDPADRIIIATALSLGAVLVTKDEKIRNYPHVKTAW